The following coding sequences are from one Candidatus Caccoplasma merdavium window:
- a CDS encoding HlyC/CorC family transporter, producing the protein MTSTLIVISLLLSFFFSGMGVAFVSANKVRIDLDAQSRSIIGRIFSVFTRHQQQFVATLLVGNNIALVIFGICVASLTRPWLADLWDQPLFIIIGQALVATVAILLTSEFFSNTLFRINPNFWLRLLAIPTYLFYLILYPVTRFSTVISDSILRLSGIKVEKEAPENAVSIDELDEFLQQSLDEAHNDPSVDTEVKILQNALEFSSRNTRECMIPRPEIIAVNIDETTEESLIKRFSDSGFSKIPVYKDNIDHIIGYIHSSDLFKRSSDWKTLIRPILQVAETMPAQKLMKQLMQQKKSIAVVVDEYGSTSGIITLEDLVEEIFGDIEDEHDTPRYFSRKIDNSTYEFSGRMEIGKINEIYHLDLPESDEYLSIAGFILHDHQTIPQPGEIIECGKYRFEISECNNSRIGRVKMHVNEPDPSSESEKIEKEKR; encoded by the coding sequence ATGACATCGACGCTCATTGTCATATCGCTCTTGCTATCCTTTTTCTTTTCGGGAATGGGAGTCGCCTTTGTCTCCGCCAACAAAGTGCGCATCGACCTCGACGCCCAAAGCCGGTCGATTATCGGGCGCATATTCTCGGTTTTCACCCGACACCAGCAACAGTTTGTCGCCACGCTGCTGGTGGGCAACAACATTGCCCTGGTCATTTTCGGCATCTGCGTGGCCAGCCTCACACGGCCTTGGCTGGCCGACCTGTGGGACCAGCCGCTTTTCATCATCATCGGCCAGGCTCTCGTGGCCACTGTCGCCATCTTGCTGACCTCTGAATTTTTCTCCAACACGCTGTTTCGCATCAATCCCAACTTCTGGTTACGCCTCCTCGCCATACCCACCTATCTCTTCTACCTCATACTCTACCCGGTGACCCGCTTCTCAACAGTCATATCCGACAGCATCTTGCGCCTGTCGGGCATAAAAGTGGAGAAAGAGGCTCCCGAAAATGCGGTGAGCATCGACGAACTCGACGAGTTCCTGCAACAAAGCCTCGACGAGGCACACAACGACCCAAGTGTCGACACCGAGGTGAAAATCCTGCAAAACGCCCTCGAATTCTCGTCTCGCAACACCCGAGAGTGCATGATTCCACGACCTGAAATCATTGCCGTCAACATCGACGAAACGACAGAAGAGAGCCTGATAAAACGTTTCTCCGACTCGGGATTTTCCAAAATTCCCGTCTACAAAGACAACATCGACCACATCATCGGCTATATCCACTCTTCGGATCTTTTCAAGCGTTCGTCCGACTGGAAAACATTGATTCGCCCCATACTCCAAGTGGCCGAAACCATGCCCGCCCAAAAGTTGATGAAACAGCTCATGCAACAAAAAAAGAGCATCGCCGTCGTCGTCGACGAATATGGCAGCACCTCGGGCATCATCACTCTCGAAGACCTGGTCGAGGAGATTTTCGGAGACATCGAGGACGAACACGATACGCCACGCTACTTCTCCCGCAAAATCGACAACAGCACATACGAATTTTCGGGTCGCATGGAAATCGGCAAAATCAACGAAATATACCACCTCGATCTTCCCGAATCGGACGAATACCTCTCCATTGCCGGATTTATCCTGCACGACCACCAGACAATTCCCCAGCCGGGAGAAATCATCGAATGCGGGAAATACCGCTTCGAAATCAGCGAATGCAACAACTCCCGCATCGGCCGGGTGAAAATGCACGTCAACGAGCCCGACCCGAGCAGCGAATCGGAAAAGATTGAAAAGGAAAAACGATAA
- the lptC gene encoding LPS export ABC transporter periplasmic protein LptC yields MKKETHSIGISQLTATLILAVMILGSVFTSCKKEKKAIIDSFSDPKDVPSLSTFDVNTLISDSGVTRYRIQAKEWRVFDKADEPYWYFPQGIFVEKFDSSFNTESFILSDTAIFYNKLQLWRLRGDVRIENMQDERFFTEEIYWNQQKKSIYSDSAIHIERSDRIIEGIGFVSNEAMTQYTIRHTTGIFPINQNRNEEESSPKNSPSRNPKNNAQKYAPKK; encoded by the coding sequence ATGAAAAAAGAGACTCACTCCATCGGCATTTCGCAACTCACCGCCACCCTCATACTCGCGGTCATGATACTGGGGTCGGTGTTCACCTCCTGCAAAAAAGAGAAAAAAGCCATTATCGACAGTTTCAGCGACCCCAAAGACGTGCCGTCGCTCTCGACCTTCGATGTCAACACGCTGATTTCCGACTCCGGAGTCACCCGCTACCGCATACAAGCCAAGGAGTGGCGCGTGTTCGACAAAGCCGACGAGCCCTATTGGTATTTCCCACAAGGCATCTTTGTCGAGAAATTCGATTCCAGTTTCAACACAGAATCTTTCATTCTCAGCGACACAGCCATCTTCTACAACAAGCTGCAACTGTGGCGGCTCAGGGGCGACGTTCGCATCGAGAACATGCAAGACGAACGCTTCTTCACCGAAGAGATTTACTGGAACCAGCAAAAAAAGAGCATCTACTCCGACAGTGCCATACACATCGAACGCTCTGACAGAATCATTGAGGGCATAGGGTTTGTCTCGAACGAAGCCATGACCCAATATACCATACGCCACACGACGGGGATATTCCCCATTAACCAGAACAGGAACGAGGAAGAAAGCTCGCCCAAAAACAGCCCTTCGCGCAATCCCAAAAACAACGCACAGAAATACGCTCCGAAAAAATGA
- a CDS encoding type III pantothenate kinase — MHLVIDQGNTTIKAALFSGEGNPDRIERIPRLTRSYIDKLLARYPVTGCIYSSVAHADAEICDYLQSQIARFFFFTADTPLPVTIDYRTPRTLGSDRVAAAVGAHAEMPDKDLLVVDAGTCITYDIITSRGHFLGGNIAPGIKMRLKAMHKYTERLPIVEKNGDTPLVGYDTETAMRSGAVFGVCHEIEGYISHLKQEYPELLIFLTGGDAFLLADKLKTAIFVDDCIVLKGLNRILHHNVQP, encoded by the coding sequence ATGCACCTGGTTATCGACCAAGGAAACACCACAATCAAAGCCGCGCTGTTCTCGGGAGAAGGAAATCCCGACCGAATAGAACGCATACCACGCCTCACCCGGTCGTATATCGACAAGTTGCTTGCCCGCTACCCGGTGACAGGCTGCATCTACTCATCTGTGGCCCATGCCGATGCCGAAATTTGCGATTACCTGCAATCGCAAATAGCCCGATTTTTCTTCTTCACTGCCGACACGCCTCTGCCTGTTACCATCGATTACCGCACCCCCCGCACCTTGGGGAGCGACCGCGTTGCCGCAGCCGTGGGGGCACACGCCGAAATGCCCGACAAGGACCTTCTGGTGGTCGATGCGGGAACCTGCATTACTTATGACATCATAACATCTCGGGGGCATTTTCTCGGAGGCAATATAGCTCCGGGCATAAAAATGCGCTTGAAGGCCATGCACAAATATACCGAAAGGCTCCCTATCGTCGAGAAAAACGGCGACACCCCACTCGTCGGGTACGATACCGAGACCGCCATGCGCTCGGGAGCCGTATTTGGCGTATGCCATGAAATCGAGGGGTATATCTCGCATTTGAAACAGGAATATCCCGAGCTTTTGATTTTTTTAACGGGTGGAGATGCATTTTTATTGGCAGACAAATTAAAAACCGCCATCTTTGTAGACGATTGTATTGTATTGAAAGGTTTAAACAGAATATTGCATCATAATGTCCAACCATAA
- a CDS encoding septum formation initiator family protein, which translates to MRKFVKIWSLLRRVPLMFYIAGALIFEMVFIDENSFVQNIRYDRQISQLRKSVNHYQQIVDESRARLDELRSDDENLEKFARETYQMKRDNEDVFVFVDD; encoded by the coding sequence ATGAGAAAATTCGTGAAGATATGGTCCTTGTTGCGTCGTGTACCGCTGATGTTTTACATCGCGGGTGCATTGATTTTTGAGATGGTCTTTATCGACGAGAATAGCTTTGTCCAGAATATCCGCTATGACCGGCAAATATCGCAGCTGCGCAAGAGTGTCAACCATTATCAGCAGATTGTCGATGAGAGTCGGGCGCGCCTCGATGAATTGCGTTCTGACGATGAGAATCTCGAAAAGTTCGCCCGGGAAACCTATCAGATGAAACGCGACAACGAAGATGTCTTCGTCTTTGTCGATGATTGA
- a CDS encoding 50S ribosomal protein L9: MQVILKEDILNLGYKDDIVTVKDGYGRNYLIPQGKAVIASESAKKELAENLKQRAHKLAKIKQDAQDLAAKLEGVSLTIATKASATGKIYGSVTNIQVAEALAKLGHEIDRKIIVVKDAVKEIGSYKAVVKLHKEVSVEIPFEVVAEEAAAE, translated from the coding sequence ATGCAAGTTATATTGAAAGAAGATATTCTCAACTTGGGATATAAAGACGATATCGTTACCGTAAAAGACGGTTACGGCCGCAACTACCTCATTCCGCAAGGAAAAGCCGTTATCGCTTCGGAATCGGCCAAGAAAGAACTCGCCGAGAACCTGAAACAACGTGCTCACAAACTGGCAAAAATCAAACAAGACGCTCAGGATTTGGCTGCAAAACTCGAAGGTGTAAGCCTTACCATCGCCACCAAAGCCAGTGCCACCGGAAAAATCTACGGTTCGGTTACCAATATCCAAGTTGCTGAGGCTTTGGCCAAACTCGGACACGAAATCGACCGCAAGATTATCGTTGTGAAAGATGCCGTTAAAGAAATCGGTTCTTACAAAGCTGTCGTAAAACTGCACAAAGAGGTGAGCGTAGAAATCCCCTTTGAAGTGGTTGCCGAAGAGGCTGCTGCCGAATAA
- a CDS encoding 30S ribosomal protein S18 — translation MAQAQSEIRYLTPPSVDVKKKKYCRFKKSGIKYIDYKDPEFLKKFLNEQGKILPRRITGTSLKFQRRIAQAVKRARHLALLPYVTDMMK, via the coding sequence ATGGCACAAGCACAATCTGAAATCAGATATTTGACCCCCCCCTCGGTCGATGTGAAAAAGAAAAAATATTGCCGTTTCAAAAAGAGCGGTATCAAATATATCGACTACAAAGATCCCGAATTCTTGAAAAAGTTCCTCAACGAGCAAGGTAAAATCCTGCCCCGTCGCATCACCGGAACTTCACTCAAATTCCAACGTCGTATTGCACAAGCTGTAAAACGTGCCCGTCACTTGGCTTTGCTGCCCTACGTAACCGATATGATGAAATAA
- a CDS encoding 30S ribosomal protein S6 — MNHYETVFILTPVLSDVQMKETVDKFKSILTEQGAVIVNEENWGLRKLAYPIQKKSTGFYQLLEFDAEPSVIEKLEVNFRRDERVIRFLTFKMDKFAAEYAAKRRNVKSAKEEKEN; from the coding sequence ATGAACCATTACGAAACCGTTTTCATTTTAACTCCCGTTTTGTCTGATGTTCAGATGAAGGAAACGGTAGACAAGTTCAAATCGATACTCACCGAGCAAGGTGCCGTTATCGTGAACGAAGAAAACTGGGGATTGCGCAAGTTGGCCTATCCTATTCAGAAAAAATCTACCGGTTTCTACCAATTGTTGGAGTTTGATGCAGAACCTTCTGTCATCGAGAAACTTGAAGTAAACTTCCGTCGCGACGAACGCGTAATTCGCTTCCTCACCTTCAAGATGGACAAATTCGCTGCCGAATACGCCGCCAAGAGAAGAAATGTAAAATCAGCTAAAGAAGAGAAGGAGAACTAA
- a CDS encoding bifunctional (p)ppGpp synthetase/guanosine-3',5'-bis(diphosphate) 3'-pyrophosphohydrolase, translated as MNEKQYFTAAERKEFLCAYRALFATARPLIGEKEFLFLRKHISEAVLSGSYLRDANGLNRLLRDIETALILSQEVGLDRSTLAAVLTCNLVVEERIAFDRVEDLFGADCVKIIRGLIKASSLYAKQETVQSDNFRNLLLTFAEDVRVIIIMIADRLCLMRMINHHPNTKFRENVAYEASYLYAPLAHRLGLYRIKTELEDLALKYTQRDEYDRIAHKLSETKESRDKYIREFIAPIKQKLLDAGLKFEIKGRTKSISSILNKIRKQNVDIEGIYDLFAIRVVLDSPIEKESADCWHVYSIITDMYRPNPKRLKDWLSVPKSNGYESLHITVWGPGDRWVEVQIRTKRMDEIAERGLAAHWKYKGLKSEKGLDDWLNNVRDILESGDGGPMELMKEFRMDLYDKEVFVFTPKGDLYKLAKGATLLDFAFLIHSQLGCRCTGGKVNGKNQTIRYKLKSGDTIEILTSPTQKPKQEWLNIACTSKARVKIKQALNEIQHKEAEMGKEMLSRRFKNRKIDVNDAILMKLIRKTGYKTVTDFYCALAQERLDVNHILDLYHEIEHKENNEESTENRTAENFIATQSGDSLGEDELVIDQNIKGLDYKLSKCCNPIFGDKIFGFVSSQGSIKIHREDCPNAENLRTQFGYRIVKARWSGKQGSQYAIVLRVIGNDDIGIVTNITSVISKEKRVSMRSIAIDSNDGLFQGHITVLVDDTTALNALIKKIKTIKGVKSVARETPLYTPRES; from the coding sequence ATGAATGAGAAACAATACTTTACCGCCGCCGAGCGCAAAGAGTTCCTTTGTGCCTACCGTGCGTTGTTTGCAACGGCACGTCCTCTCATCGGGGAAAAAGAATTTCTCTTTTTACGCAAACATATTTCCGAAGCCGTGCTGTCGGGCAGCTATTTGCGCGACGCCAACGGGTTGAACCGGCTGCTCCGCGACATCGAAACAGCTCTGATACTCTCACAAGAGGTGGGTCTCGACCGCAGCACGTTGGCGGCCGTACTGACTTGCAACCTCGTCGTCGAGGAACGCATCGCCTTCGACCGGGTCGAAGACCTCTTCGGCGCCGACTGCGTAAAAATCATTCGCGGCCTCATCAAGGCCAGCAGCCTCTATGCCAAGCAAGAGACCGTACAAAGCGACAACTTCCGCAACCTGTTGCTCACTTTTGCCGAGGACGTGCGCGTGATTATCATCATGATTGCCGACCGATTGTGCCTCATGCGCATGATCAACCACCACCCCAACACCAAGTTCCGCGAAAACGTCGCCTATGAAGCCTCCTACCTCTATGCGCCGCTCGCCCACCGGTTGGGTCTCTACCGCATAAAAACCGAGCTCGAAGACCTCGCCCTGAAATATACCCAGCGCGACGAATACGACCGCATCGCCCACAAACTAAGCGAGACCAAGGAGTCGCGCGACAAATATATCCGCGAATTTATCGCCCCCATCAAACAGAAGTTACTCGACGCCGGCCTGAAATTCGAGATAAAAGGGCGCACCAAGTCCATATCCTCCATTCTGAACAAAATAAGAAAACAAAACGTCGACATCGAAGGCATCTACGACCTATTCGCCATACGCGTGGTACTCGACAGCCCGATAGAAAAGGAGTCGGCCGACTGTTGGCACGTCTATTCCATCATCACCGACATGTACCGGCCCAACCCCAAACGGCTGAAAGACTGGCTCTCGGTGCCCAAAAGCAACGGTTACGAGTCGCTACACATCACCGTATGGGGACCCGGAGACCGCTGGGTCGAGGTGCAAATACGCACCAAACGCATGGACGAAATCGCCGAACGGGGGCTCGCCGCCCACTGGAAATACAAGGGGCTGAAAAGCGAGAAAGGTCTCGACGACTGGCTCAACAACGTGCGCGACATACTCGAATCGGGCGACGGAGGCCCCATGGAGTTGATGAAAGAATTCCGCATGGACCTCTACGACAAAGAGGTCTTTGTCTTCACCCCCAAAGGCGACCTCTACAAACTGGCCAAAGGCGCCACGCTGCTCGACTTCGCCTTCCTCATACACAGCCAGTTGGGCTGTCGCTGCACAGGCGGCAAGGTCAACGGCAAGAACCAGACCATCAGGTATAAGCTGAAAAGCGGAGACACCATCGAAATACTCACCTCGCCCACCCAAAAACCCAAACAGGAGTGGCTCAACATCGCCTGCACCTCCAAAGCCCGGGTAAAAATAAAACAAGCCCTCAACGAAATCCAGCACAAGGAGGCCGAGATGGGCAAAGAGATGCTGAGCCGGCGATTCAAAAACCGCAAAATCGACGTCAACGACGCCATACTCATGAAGCTCATTCGCAAGACCGGCTACAAGACCGTAACCGATTTCTATTGCGCACTGGCCCAGGAGCGGCTCGACGTCAACCACATACTCGACCTCTATCACGAGATAGAACACAAGGAAAACAACGAAGAGTCGACCGAAAACCGCACGGCCGAGAACTTTATCGCCACCCAGTCGGGCGACAGCCTCGGCGAAGACGAACTGGTCATCGACCAAAACATCAAAGGGCTCGACTACAAACTGTCGAAATGCTGCAACCCCATTTTCGGAGACAAGATATTCGGGTTCGTCTCCTCCCAGGGAAGCATCAAAATACACCGCGAGGACTGCCCCAATGCCGAAAATCTGCGCACCCAATTCGGATACCGCATCGTAAAAGCCCGCTGGTCGGGCAAACAAGGGTCGCAATACGCCATCGTGCTGCGAGTCATCGGCAACGACGACATCGGCATCGTAACCAACATCACGTCGGTCATTTCCAAAGAAAAACGCGTCTCGATGCGCAGCATCGCCATCGACTCCAACGACGGCCTGTTCCAAGGGCACATCACCGTCCTTGTCGACGACACGACAGCCCTCAACGCCTTGATAAAGAAAATCAAAACCATAAAAGGGGTAAAAAGCGTCGCCCGCGAAACACCCCTCTACACCCCGAGAGAGTCATGA
- a CDS encoding DUF4301 family protein — MFTPEDLDLLKQKGISAQQIEEQLHCFETGFPYLKLEAPAGLGNGILSLDDTAVDHYLEVWEEYLTTNPAIVKFVPASGAASRMFKNLFEFVDADYTEPTTDFEKKFFGHIHNFAFFADLNAACLKNEGRDIDALMAAGCYKAVVENLLLEKGLNYGALPKGMLKFHHYPETDRTAMEEHLAEGAMYARNEAGDVNVHFTVSHEHLPYFKQVVADKQAAYEKEYDVKYHISFSEQKPSTDTIAADMENKPFRDKGKLLFRPGGHGALIENLNDIDADVIFIKNIDNVVPDRIKPETVRFKKIIGGVLVSLKKQIDTYVAMLESGKYTMDDVREVILFLQQQLFTRHPDIKKMEDAELVVYLLKKLRRPLRVCGMVKNVGEPGGGPFLVYNEDGSFSPQILESSQIDLKNPDSKAMFDKSTHFNPVDLVCAVKNGKGEKYDLPQYVDKKTGFISYKSKNGKELKALELPGLWNGAMSDWNTLFVEVPISTFNPVKTVNDLLREQHQ; from the coding sequence ATGTTTACACCCGAAGATTTAGACCTATTGAAGCAGAAGGGAATCTCTGCACAACAAATCGAAGAACAGTTGCATTGTTTCGAAACCGGTTTCCCCTACCTCAAACTCGAAGCCCCGGCCGGGCTGGGAAACGGTATCCTTTCGCTCGACGACACGGCCGTAGACCATTACCTCGAAGTGTGGGAAGAATATTTGACGACCAATCCCGCCATTGTGAAGTTTGTCCCCGCGTCGGGCGCTGCCAGCCGCATGTTCAAGAATCTTTTTGAATTTGTCGATGCCGATTACACCGAGCCGACGACCGATTTCGAGAAGAAATTTTTCGGACACATACACAATTTTGCCTTCTTTGCCGACCTCAATGCCGCTTGCCTCAAAAACGAAGGCCGGGACATCGATGCCCTGATGGCTGCCGGCTGTTACAAAGCGGTGGTCGAAAATCTCCTTTTGGAAAAAGGTCTCAATTACGGAGCCCTTCCCAAAGGCATGTTGAAGTTCCACCACTATCCCGAGACCGATCGCACCGCCATGGAAGAACATCTCGCCGAAGGGGCCATGTATGCCCGCAATGAAGCCGGCGACGTGAACGTGCATTTTACGGTGTCGCACGAGCATTTGCCCTACTTCAAGCAAGTGGTCGCCGACAAGCAGGCCGCCTATGAAAAGGAGTATGACGTGAAGTACCACATCAGTTTCTCCGAGCAGAAACCGTCGACCGATACCATTGCCGCCGACATGGAAAACAAACCTTTCCGCGACAAAGGCAAATTGCTCTTCCGCCCCGGCGGACACGGAGCCCTCATCGAGAACCTCAATGACATCGATGCCGATGTGATATTCATCAAGAACATCGACAACGTAGTGCCCGACCGCATCAAACCCGAGACCGTGCGCTTCAAGAAAATCATCGGCGGAGTGCTCGTCTCGCTCAAAAAACAAATCGACACCTATGTGGCCATGCTCGAAAGCGGCAAATACACGATGGACGACGTGCGTGAGGTGATACTCTTCCTGCAACAGCAGCTCTTCACCCGTCACCCCGACATCAAGAAGATGGAAGATGCCGAGTTGGTCGTCTATCTGCTCAAAAAACTGCGCCGCCCCCTGCGCGTGTGCGGTATGGTGAAGAACGTGGGAGAACCCGGCGGAGGCCCGTTCCTCGTCTATAACGAAGACGGCTCCTTCTCACCGCAAATTCTCGAAAGTTCGCAAATCGACTTGAAGAATCCCGACTCCAAAGCCATGTTCGACAAGTCGACCCACTTCAACCCCGTCGATTTGGTATGTGCCGTCAAAAACGGAAAAGGCGAGAAATATGACTTGCCGCAGTATGTCGACAAGAAAACCGGTTTTATCTCTTACAAGTCGAAAAACGGCAAAGAGTTGAAAGCCCTCGAATTGCCTGGACTGTGGAACGGAGCCATGTCCGACTGGAACACCCTCTTTGTCGAGGTGCCCATCTCCACGTTCAATCCCGTGAAGACGGTCAACGACCTCCTGCGCGAGCAACACCAGTAA
- a CDS encoding saccharopine dehydrogenase family protein, giving the protein MGKVLIIGAGGVATVAAHKVAQNADVFTEIMIASRTQSKCDAIVEAIGNKAIKTAQVDADDVEQLVALFESFRPDIVMNLALPYQDLTIMEACLRTGVNYLDTANYEPKDEAHFEYSWQWAYKDRFEKAGLTAILGCGFDPGVTSVYTAYAAKHYFDEIHYLDIVDCNAGDHHKAFATNFNPEINIREITQKGLYWEDGKWIETEPLEIHRPLTYPNIGPRESYLLHHEELESLVKNYPTIKRARFWMTFGQEYLTHLRVIQNIGMASIKPINYNGMEIVPLQFLKAVLPNPQDLGENYEGETSIGCRIRGVKDGKELTYYVYNNCSHRAAYEETGMQGVSYTTGVPAMIGAMMFLKGIWKKPGVYNVEEFDPDPFMEQLNKQGLPWHEIFGGDLEL; this is encoded by the coding sequence ATGGGAAAAGTCCTCATTATCGGTGCCGGCGGCGTAGCTACCGTGGCCGCGCACAAAGTGGCGCAGAACGCCGATGTTTTTACTGAAATCATGATTGCCAGTCGCACCCAGTCGAAGTGCGACGCCATTGTCGAAGCGATAGGGAACAAGGCTATCAAGACCGCCCAGGTCGATGCCGACGACGTGGAACAGCTGGTCGCCCTCTTTGAGAGTTTCCGTCCCGACATCGTGATGAACCTTGCCTTGCCCTACCAAGACCTCACCATCATGGAGGCTTGCCTGCGCACCGGTGTCAATTACCTCGACACGGCCAATTACGAGCCCAAAGACGAAGCCCATTTCGAGTACAGCTGGCAGTGGGCCTACAAAGACCGTTTCGAGAAAGCCGGCCTCACCGCCATTCTCGGTTGCGGCTTCGACCCGGGGGTGACCAGCGTTTACACCGCCTATGCCGCCAAGCACTATTTCGATGAGATTCATTATCTCGACATCGTCGATTGCAATGCCGGCGACCACCACAAGGCATTTGCCACCAACTTCAATCCCGAAATCAACATTCGCGAAATTACCCAGAAGGGTCTCTATTGGGAAGACGGCAAGTGGATTGAAACCGAACCCCTCGAAATACACCGTCCGCTTACCTATCCCAACATCGGCCCCCGCGAGAGCTACCTGCTCCATCACGAAGAGTTGGAGAGCCTGGTCAAGAACTATCCTACCATTAAGCGGGCTCGTTTCTGGATGACCTTCGGGCAGGAGTATCTCACCCACCTGCGCGTGATACAAAACATCGGTATGGCCAGCATCAAGCCCATCAATTACAACGGCATGGAAATCGTCCCGTTGCAATTCCTCAAAGCCGTGCTGCCCAATCCGCAAGACCTCGGCGAGAACTACGAGGGCGAGACCTCGATAGGTTGCCGCATACGAGGTGTCAAAGACGGCAAGGAGCTCACCTATTATGTCTACAACAACTGTTCGCACCGAGCCGCTTATGAAGAGACTGGCATGCAGGGCGTAAGCTACACCACCGGTGTACCGGCCATGATAGGTGCCATGATGTTCCTCAAAGGCATCTGGAAAAAGCCGGGTGTATACAATGTCGAGGAGTTCGATCCCGACCCCTTCATGGAGCAGCTCAACAAGCAGGGGTTGCCTTGGCACGAGATTTTCGGCGGCGACCTCGAACTGTAA
- the bcp gene encoding thioredoxin-dependent thiol peroxidase, producing the protein MKVGDLAPDVWGVNQNGKEIRRSDYQGRKVALYFYPKDNTSGCTAEACNLRDGYEALRAAGYEVVGVSKDSEASHRKFIEKQSLPFDLIADTDTSLNQSFGVWTEKKLYGRAYMGTARTTFIIDENGVVERIIDKVDTKNHADQILNNK; encoded by the coding sequence ATGAAAGTAGGAGACCTTGCCCCCGACGTGTGGGGCGTGAATCAGAACGGAAAAGAGATACGTCGCAGCGACTATCAAGGTCGCAAAGTCGCCCTTTATTTCTATCCCAAAGACAATACTTCGGGTTGCACGGCCGAGGCTTGCAATCTGCGCGACGGCTACGAAGCCTTGCGGGCTGCCGGCTACGAGGTGGTGGGCGTGAGCAAGGACAGTGAAGCGTCGCACCGCAAGTTTATCGAGAAACAGTCGTTGCCCTTTGACCTCATTGCCGACACCGATACCTCGCTCAATCAGTCATTCGGCGTGTGGACCGAGAAAAAACTCTACGGCCGGGCCTATATGGGTACGGCCCGCACGACCTTTATCATCGACGAAAACGGTGTGGTGGAACGTATCATCGACAAGGTCGATACCAAAAACCATGCCGACCAAATACTGAACAATAAATAA
- the recA gene encoding recombinase RecA, producing the protein MEEEVKKEPAKIPVPAEKLNALRAAMDKIEKNYGKGAIMKLGDDQVEEIAVIPSGSISLNAALGVGGYPRGRVIEIYGPESSGKTTLAIHAIAEAQKAGGIAAIIDAEHAFDRFYAEKLGVDVENLWISQPDSGEQALEIAEQLIRSSAVDIVVIDSVAALTPKAELEGDMGDSKMGLQARLMSQALRKLTATISKTNTTCIFINQLRDKLGVMFGNPETTTGGNALKFYASVRLDIRRISQIKDGEEVIGNQTRVKVVKNKVAPPFRKAEFDIMFGEGISRSGEIIDLGVDKGIIKKSGSWFSYNDTKLGQGRDAAKKCIQDNPELADELEALIMEALKAGK; encoded by the coding sequence ATGGAAGAAGAAGTAAAAAAAGAACCGGCCAAAATTCCGGTTCCTGCCGAGAAGCTCAATGCGCTCCGTGCCGCGATGGACAAAATCGAGAAAAACTACGGCAAAGGCGCCATTATGAAACTGGGCGATGACCAGGTCGAGGAGATTGCCGTCATACCCTCGGGCTCTATTTCCCTCAATGCCGCGCTCGGAGTGGGTGGTTATCCCCGTGGGCGTGTCATCGAGATATACGGTCCCGAGTCGTCGGGAAAAACGACCTTGGCCATACATGCCATAGCCGAGGCTCAAAAAGCCGGCGGCATCGCTGCCATCATCGATGCCGAGCACGCTTTCGACCGCTTCTATGCCGAGAAGTTGGGCGTCGATGTCGAAAACCTTTGGATTTCACAACCCGATAGCGGCGAGCAGGCGCTCGAAATTGCCGAGCAGCTTATCCGCTCGTCGGCCGTCGACATCGTGGTCATCGACTCCGTGGCGGCCCTTACCCCCAAAGCCGAACTCGAAGGTGACATGGGCGATTCGAAGATGGGCTTGCAGGCTCGTCTCATGTCGCAGGCTCTGCGCAAACTCACCGCTACCATCAGCAAGACCAATACCACCTGCATCTTCATCAACCAGTTGCGCGACAAGCTCGGTGTGATGTTTGGCAACCCCGAGACCACTACCGGTGGTAATGCCTTGAAGTTTTACGCCTCGGTGCGCCTCGACATTCGCCGCATCAGTCAAATCAAGGACGGCGAAGAGGTCATCGGTAACCAGACCCGCGTGAAGGTGGTCAAAAACAAAGTGGCGCCTCCTTTCCGCAAAGCCGAGTTCGACATCATGTTTGGCGAGGGTATTTCCCGTTCGGGCGAAATCATCGACCTGGGTGTCGACAAGGGCATCATCAAGAAAAGCGGTTCCTGGTTCAGCTACAACGACACGAAGTTGGGGCAAGGCCGCGATGCCGCCAAGAAGTGCATACAAGACAACCCCGAGTTGGCCGACGAGCTCGAAGCCCTCATCATGGAAGCTCTCAAAGCCGGGAAATAA